A window from Primulina eburnea isolate SZY01 chromosome 2, ASM2296580v1, whole genome shotgun sequence encodes these proteins:
- the LOC140822853 gene encoding serine/threonine-protein kinase AtPK2/AtPK19-like — translation MENTVSSSSTSHHNPTKKTLHSMLASRLTHLHIPSSPSTDPSQDFDFSELFGPLPSSSPPSSSSLFLGDPIVIHHRSHSLVGPSPRFTLSKSLPPFERDQLCYSSSDDTGNNDVESRKDENFSEFVCDHDVVSEVVENGGGEEINKVGPGDFEIMRVIGKGAFGKVFQVRMKGGDGDCNDGDGVFAMKVMKKDTIIKNNHVDYMRAERDILTKVVHPFIVQLRYSFQTKSKLYLILDFINGGHLFYHLYRQGIFSEDQARVYTAEIVSAVSHLHKSGIVHRDLKPENILMDAEGHVMLTDFGLAKEIDESSRSNSMCGTTEYMAPEILLSNGHNKNADWWSIGILLYEMLSGKPPYTHANRKKLQEKIIKEKMKLLPRLSSEAHSLLKGLLQKDPSQRLGSGPNGADEVKYHKWFRTINWKKLEARELLPKFRPDVSGKDCTANFDRCWTAMPLDDSPAPTPTAGEHFQGYTYVAPNPWLSSERTSL, via the exons ATGGAAAACACCGTTTCATCTTCTTCAACGTCCCACCATAACCCCACCAAGAAGACCCTTCACTCCATGTTAGCTTCGAGGCTAACCCACCTCCACATCCCATCCTCTCCCTCCACCGATCCATCCCAAGATTTCGATTTCTCCGAACTCTTCGGTCCCTTACCTTCATCTTCTCCTCCCTCCTCTTCTTCGCTCTTTCTGGGTGACCCAATAGTCATTCATCACCGCTCCCACTCCTTAGTGGGCCCTTCTCCCCGTTTCACGCTCTCCAAATCACTTCCCCCCTTCGAGCGTGACCAATTATGCTACTCTTCATCTGATGATACGGGCAATAATGATGTGGAGAGTAGGAAAGATGAAAACTTCAGTGAGTTTGTTTGTGATCATGATGTGGTTAGCGAGGTGGTGGAGAATGGTGGAGGAGAGGAGATTAACAAGGTCGGGCCCGGGGATTTTGAGATAATGAGGGTGATTGGGAAAGGTGCATTTGGGAAAGTTTTTCAGGTGAGGATGAAAGGTGGGGATGGTGATTGTAATGATGGAGATGGGGTTTTTGCGATGAAAGTAATGAAGAAGGATACCATAATCAAGAACAATCATGTCGATTACATGAGAGCTGAGAGGGATATTCTCACCAAAGTAGTTCATCCCTTCATTGTTCAGCTGCGATACTCCTTTCAA ACCAAGTCTAAACTGTATTTGATACTGGACTTCATAAATGGTGGCCATCTTTTTTATCATCTGTACAGACAAGGGATTTTCAG TGAGGATCAGGCAAGGGTTTATACTGCTGAGATTGTATCCGCTGTCTCACATCTTCACAAGAGCGGGATTGTGCATCGAGATTTAAAACCTGAAAATATTCTCATGGATGCTGAGGGGCAC GTTATGTTGACTGATTTTGGACTTGCCAAAGAGATCGATGAATCAAGCAGATCAAATTCAATGTGTGGGACGACAGAATACATGGCTCCTGAAATCTTACTGTCTAACGGTCATAATAAGAATGCTGATTGGTGGAGCATTGGAATCCTTTTATATGAAATGCTCAGCGGCAAG CCACCGTACACACATGCAAACAGAAAGAAGCTCCAGGAGAAAATCATCAAGGAAAAAATGAAGCTCCTGCCTCGTTTGAGCAGTGAGGCCCACTCTTTACTGAAAGGG TTGCTTCAAAAAGATCCGTCTCAAAGGTTAGGGAGCGGACCCAACGGAGCAGACGAAGTGAAATATCACAAATGGTTTCGGACTATAAACTGGAAGAAATTGGAGGCAAGAGAACTACTGCCTAAGTTTAGACCAGATGTGAGTGGGAAAGATTGCACAGCGAATTTTGATCGATGCTGGACTGCGATGCCATTAGACGACTCTCCGGCTCCAACTCCAACAGCCGGTGAGCATTTCCAAGGGTACACATATGTCGCGCCTAATCCCTGGCTATCATCTGAGAGAACAAGTTTGTAG